In a single window of the Gossypium hirsutum isolate 1008001.06 chromosome D02, Gossypium_hirsutum_v2.1, whole genome shotgun sequence genome:
- the LOC107904802 gene encoding dynamin-related protein 12A-like, which produces MSQHLETVIKSRIPGIQSLINKTIAELETELSRLGKPIAADAGVSVLLGSCTQLWRFAVFFIKISENIWMGCMYHVLFVLPSLIHLSLTSFNFANFVRDFVLTFNVVHWRTGGDKVYNVFDNQLPATLKRLQFDRQLSMENIRKLITEADGYQPHLIAPEQGYRCLIESTLVTIRGPAEAAVDATHSILKDLVHKAMSETPQKRLSALLNDDPAIMERRSALAKRLELYRSAQAEIDTVAWSK; this is translated from the exons ATGTCTCAGCATTTGGAAACTGTTATCAAGTCTAGAATCCCTGGCATTCAGTCCCTTATTAATAAAACAATTGCTGAACTTGAAACCGAATTGAGTCGCCTTGGAAAGCCTATTGCAGCTGATGCGGGTGTAAGTGTGCTCTT GGGAAGTTGTACACAATTATGGAGATTTGCcgtattttttatcaaaatttcagaGAACATTTGGATGGGGTGTATGTATCACGTCTTGTTTGTTTTACCTTCCTTAATACACCTGTCTTTAACATCATTCAATTTTGCTAATTTTGTTAGAGATTTTGTCTTGACTTTCAATGTTGTTCACTGGCGTACTGGTGGTGATAAGGTTTATAATGTTTTCGACAACCAACTTCCTGCTACTTTGAAAAGGTTGCAATTTGACAGGCAACTATCAATGGAGAATATTAGGAAGCTCATTACTGAAGCTGATGGCTATCAACCACATTTAATAGCTCCTGAACAAGGATACCGTTGTTTGATTGAATCTACTTTAGTTACTATCAGAGGTCCAGCTGAGGCTGCTGTTGATGCG ACTCATTCCATTCTGAAGGATCTGGTTCACAAGGCTATGAGTGAAACTCCG CAAAAACGATTATCGGCATTACTGAATGACGATCCAGCAATCATGGAACGCCGATCCGCTCTTGCGAAGAGACTGGAATTATATAGGAGTGCACAAGCTGAAATCGATACGGTCGCTTGGTCGAAGTAA